A single window of Balaenoptera ricei isolate mBalRic1 chromosome 15, mBalRic1.hap2, whole genome shotgun sequence DNA harbors:
- the LOC132349282 gene encoding transcription and mRNA export factor ENY2-like — translation MNKDAQMRAAINQKLIETGERERLKELLRAKLIECGWKDQLKAHCKEVIKEKGLEHVSVDDLVAEVTPKGRALVPDSVKKELLRRIRTFLAQHAGL, via the coding sequence ATGAACAAAGATGCGCAGATGAGAGCAGCAATTAACCAAAAGTTGATAGAAACTGGAGAAAGAGAACGCCTCAAAGAGTTGCTGAGAGCTAAATTAATTGAATGTGGCTGGAAGGATCAGTTGAAGGCACActgtaaagaggtaattaaagaaaaaggacTAGAACACGTTAGTGTTGATGACTTGGTAGCTGAAGTCACACCAAAAGGCAGAGCCCTGGTACCTGACAGTGTAAAGAAGGAGCTCCTACGAAGAATAAGAACATTCCTTGCTCAGCATGCCGGCCTTTAA